Part of the Zingiber officinale cultivar Zhangliang chromosome 6A, Zo_v1.1, whole genome shotgun sequence genome, caaaaatccggcagcatctcccatgtaccggtgacaatatgaagcatacatacatacatcacactatataaacataaacaacatattcatcagctcacacggctggaacatacataaaatagaaacaacataaccacaaAATGTATCAACTATATGTATATGTCATAGTTTTCATAAACTACAATTACTATACAGATAAACGACATCTGTAACAAAATTGCAAAATGTAAATACAgcgaaacaaaagtaaaacaagccagaaaatcagcacgtcgagatctctgagcaactctatgaaattccaaaatcaactataatatcaaaaggatccctgtgtctgcaaaactggagaccaaggaatgtagcaagttagccaaatggctaagtggatactcaagaaagatgtgcatgaatttaatcttattgaagaagtcaatgaagtagaataaatcatcatcttttgttacaactttaggattattcttaaagttctacatttatacatatatatgtataatcatcttctcattatctataatcaggtaaaatttttagatagagtTTGGGATCTTCACTTGTCatcattaataaaatcaattcttcaatcttattatttaatcactcaattgtaagttatcatggtaagatcaacatgtatatcaatagtctgaatctgataaatcaactaaaaagtcaatcactggagccaatatcatcagagtaaaatatcatatggataggctaaaagcctcctaagagtataaaactgtcgcatacgtcatctgacgtacgggctatcaagcacacgcctcgggtgtacggtcaggtactctggaccgcggccgccgtgctaccacaataacatgtgggtggtccagtactctaatatagagctctggtataaagctaggctcatagtcttcactttttaatactttatttactatctttattaattcaccgttatgattatattcatccatttattatgattattctcttttcatattgaatggtcaatcaaggtaatattttcgTATCAAATCTATTAAGTTATCATTATAGGGTCCACAGATAAaaagctacaagtatcaacagatagagtatcaaaagtatgaagtatgaaaggtcaagcaagtcaaaagagacaaggtatcaacagaagagtaattcagaatatttctttaattttaaaaataacccTTCCCATAAAAATCCCAGTATGAACCCACAtatgaacaagaaataatatcaattatttaccctccaatgatttaattatttaatacccATTTTACTATTTAAGTATCATTTTAATTCCCATTTTTGAAAACAATGATACCACATATACCTaatacaatttatatatttattcatgcacaaggaaatatacaagagtagatgtatccACCTTATGTACAGCAAAATCCGCGGGTGTCGGCAGGTCACCGcgctccactcgagctcgtatCTACAAAATATAATAACTCGAATAATTAAAATGATAATAAACTCATGATACAAAAATCTAAACATGATTTACGACTCGAAGCCACTAgatcattattttttatcttACTATCTCGTACCACTTCACATTCCTAAATGAAAACTCTTCTCCAACCTAGATAGCCCTCCTAACTACACATCAATTTAACACAAAACAACTcgaaatataccttctaaggAGTTTGTGTGGCTGCCGGAAATAAGGACAGCAACTAGGGTTATTTTCCCTTCGTCGTTGGCCGCCTCAGCTAGCTCcggctgttggagtgtatactgaaagcataAGCTTTGTAAACTTTCATTATGAATatagaatcacatttggtcaaattgtctacttttagttgtagttgttcacttaatttatattgtagataatatagtatgtggtgtcacatacagaagatgatattatcagtaccttataaattataaacagtagctcacgaccaaaatggaaaggaacaaaccattagaaggtcgtagtgtaattaggtatcagtttatcttgactgtataattacactagtacactcagagtgtattgagtaggaccatttgaggtcgtttcttttatactgacttataaagaaacaaagacctcagttattatggaagtgtgtgctcttaatcctaatataataacaagcacatatatttgatatttatttctttaatttatcaatgagtgagatttagttcgataaatcaataagcctgataagttgggaaatggtatcacttatagtgtgtgttgttgattatagaaggaaactgtgtcctagagatactaggttgataatgtcctcaagaggagctcataaggattgtcatgttaaaccctgcaggtggacttagtccgacatgataataaggttgagtggtactactcttggactaagatattaattaaatgagttgtcagtaactcacttaattagtggacattcgatatcttaaacacagggagactaacacactcataataagaaggagcccaaaaatgtaatttgggattggtgcggtagttcaataatagttctctagtggaatgaattattattgataaaattaagttgtgtgttcggggcgaacacgggatgcttaattttatcgggagaccaaaaccaattcctcctctcggtccctatcgtagcctcttatttatagagtactatacccacctatacccaccttctatacccaccaataaggggtcggccaagctagcttgggaaccaagctagggccggcctaggtataaaattgggtggtcggccctagattaaacccaagctagtgggggccggccaaattaatttaaaaagggattttaattttaatttttattatgtgagagatataatttattaaagagaattaaaattaaaatatctctcttgtaaaagatctacaaaagattaaagaaagagattagatctctttccttatttgtagattggtgaggtattttattttctctttaaaaattattcacatgttgtaaaattaaaattatagaaatttccttttatcaaccatgaagagattttgaagagaaattttattttccgaaaacaaattaggaagttttaattgttgattgaaacttgtccaatttgatttcattgatgtggccggccataagatttcaattagggaaattttattttatttttctcaattaaatcatgtcaaggaaattgaggaaattttattgtaattaaatttcctaattttcctaggccaaggaatataaaagaaggggtgagggtgccttcaagagatacaacctctattatttctctccctcttttgttccttggtgtggtcggccatcctttccctctcttcctcttgtggtggccgaacccctctctttccttggagctcttgtggtggccggatactacttggagaagaagaagaagaaggagaggaagcgagcatctcttggagcttggttagtgttttgattttcttccttggtgaagcttctctctttgtggccgaacctagctaggaggagaagaaggtggttggtggtttctcatctcggaagatcgttgcccacacaacgtccgaggttagaagaggaatacgatagaagatcaagaggtctttctagaatgtataactagttattttccctttccgcatcatgctagttatttatggaaataataccaaatacaagaggcttacgttctagtatttcgaatatgttttttgatgttgtgttcttttgttttatttatccttgtgatttgattgttcttttcggttaacctaaagttattttaggaaattaaatattagctttctataaaaggttttgtctagtcggtggtggttgctcccatatccaagaaggccatgtgcctcgccacgtcagtactgggaaccaattatgagaattaatatttaatggaattaataacttaaggtgatttgggtcgaacgtgttaagttccgcagaagacccaagtcaaaacctaaaagaacgaatagattaagtttgggatcaaacgtgttaagttccgcaggcgatccaaaatttaatttaaaagaacacatggtagctaggaaaaggttcagacctttgtacaaaatttttgtacagtgaaacctctaggttttccgagtagcaaccaacatcggCGAGGTCCGGCGAACTCCGGCGGTGCTGCCAAGAAAAGGACAGCAGCTAGGGCTGCTGTTGGAGAAGACAAAAGGCAGCAAGGTGCTGCTGTTGGAGGGGAAAAGGAGAGAGCAACTAGGGCTTTGTTTTTCCCCCCTTTCCTAGTGGTCCGACGAGCTCCGACACACTCCGAGGAGCTCCGACAATGTTGTCGAGAAGCAGGAcagcagcaaggaagaagaaacttgTTGCTTGTGGCCGTTGGAGAAGAGAAAAGCAGAAGAGAAGGGAGTTGCaagtttggagaagaagaatgagGAAATCCTTTTTGTTCGTCGCCGCTGGAGAAGAgaaacgaagaagaagaaaagggggcTTTGGTGgggaagagaaaagggaaaaggaaaaagggGGTGTGGGGGAGGGCAGTGCACGTGGATGGCATGGgtggatttgatttttttttttttcaaatacttaacagaatgcccggaagggttctgggctcCCGGAGTCCAGCGAGTCTGAGCGCCCAGACTAGGTCCGGACGCCCGacccaagaaagtcaacatcttATTAACTTTATGTCCCGATATTTGGCTCCGGTTTCGCTcgcttggtccgggtcttccgttcCGGCTCCACTCACTTGGATGATTTCGGTCAtcctgaatagggctcacccgaactcaacttctggccttcgagcaatcttccactccgcttctcgtccctcgaaaacgtcgcgcgcctccttctcatctgctcgtgtactcttccgcagcatctcgtccctcagacgcaccgagcccgtcgactctctcccgtgtcgtcatttttgctagctgcgtctttcactcgagttcttgtactcctaagttcctgtacacttggGTACAAGAGTTAGAAACCAATAAGACAtaatctgacttggttgatcacatcaaaactaccttagggtactaacatggactaaattataatttactaTTAGTACTCTCCATACAACTCATAATTACCTTCATCTGCCACATAACTTGCTTGTCTTTGGGCTGACACATTATACGCATGATACTTTATTTATGATTTTCCTTAGTTAGCTTATGTTTTCAACTATCACTCCCAATACTTATAATCAGTCATATAGTGGTCCTTCCTTTGGGTCGACACACTATGCATATGACTtagaagtttaacttaatttgtaatcttCCTTAACAATATATCCGACATAAGAATGACTTTCCTTTCATTTGGGTCAATCATCCTTAGCATGGACATACATCCATTTATACTAATATTCCTAGTCTCTCCAATAGTTCTAACTTTGATGATGGTATAGGTTTGACTAAGCAGCAAGAGCAAAGAAGAATACAGGAAAAATTGATTGAAAATTGAGCTAAATTCATTATCAATCTATTGGTATCAGATACCAATTGATTAATACCCTTCCTAATTGATTAACAATAGGTGGGAATCGATTGATACACACATTAATCAATTGCCCACCATCGACAATCGATTAGTACATAGCaattgattccctgattgattcCAAAGGCCACTGTTCATGAGTTCATCTACTCTAATTGATTGGTGTAATTGATTGGCGAATGCCAATCAATTCAAAAACCCTTTGTGGACAACTCAAATTTagtaatcgattggttaatcgattgatGAACACCAATTAATCACTCAATCAGTTCTGAACCTTTTGTTCACAATTCTAGGCATCTTAATTGATTGTCCCTTATGTTAATCGATTGGTAAAAATCAAtcaatcagctaatcgatccaggagcCCTCTGTTCACAATTCTAGacatctcaatcgattgaccgtTATGCTAATTGATTAGTACacatcaatcgatcagttgatcgatttggTAGCCCTTTGTTCACGAGCCAGCAATTACTAATCAATTGATGTTAGAAAACCTGATTTTTAAGCTCAAGAACCCTAAAATTGCGCTGTCAATCGTGTTCTTCACATACAATGCAAAAAACTCTATTCATAGGTTAAATCCTAATCTATCCATGCTACATTCAACAAGTACACATCAATTTCGCTCATCCATATAGAATCAAATACAAAAATTGATGTATACGTGTCAAAacgttaaaaaaattttcttacgGCTTAAAAAGCTGACAATGAgctaatccttagctttggtatcAATTATTAGAACTGTGATAAATCAATAATAAACTAAAGAATATATCTACAATAGGATCTATTTATCATCAATCTTTTAAAGTAATATTCAAAACTAAAACAATAGCTAGCGAAGGGTTGATATTCTGAATGTATTGCAAACGACTATTACTTCTTACTTGTTGTTGGAGTTTCTACAAGCGCGGAATAATCTTCTACAGGAGTGGGCGACGACAATCTATATTCTTTCTCAATGGGGAAGAGAGGAGGTCAATGAACAAACTCAAGTTCATGCCCTAATTCATGAGCATGTTCTCTTATATACTAAGCTTATCTTATAGGAATCATCCACCTTAAAGTACATTTATCATTAAATGCTTATTAATGCTAATGAACTGGGTTATTGAATTTATACATTGAATCCACATCTATTTAATCGAAAACCCCTTTATATACAATTAAGCATTATATTACTTAATTGAGGTTTAGTttctttaataataattaattatatgttAATTAAGTAAGGGGGTCTTTATGGAGATTAAGTCCACTTACATGGACTTAGTTGATTTTAGTTCACTCATATGGGCTTAATCATAGACTAAGATCCGTTTGTTTGGGGTAAAATAGTTTGTTTAGGAAGTGTTTTGCATAAACAATTGATTAAAGAACCTTTTAATCATGAAAATTATGTCATTGTATGAtgtgaaaatttaatatttttataaggaactttttaaaagattaaataatttaaatgacTCCACTTAGTAATTGTAATTGCTGACAACATGCGTCAATGTGCCCCATGATTGTGGATTTGTGGTCATACTCCCGCAACTTGCGCATCATTAattattcctttttttttcttttgaattaaataaatataaaacaagTAATAAAAGTTGATTATATCTGTTCATGATCTTGTTTTAATTATTAACGAGAATACTAAATTTTGGAAACACTTTCGGATAGAGATAGGCTACCAAATTTTCaatatgatattaaaaatattttacaaacttattaagcacctatttatttgtttaaaggAAAGGAGGATTAAAAGTTAGAGATGGTAAAAAGatgcatatttaaaaattaactaaatcaatttAAGTGAgtgatatataataaataaaaatatataaaataaaaaatgatttaaattaaaaaaataaatttgcatttattaaacaaataaaaagaGATGGTCTAATGAGTAATGATATGTGAggagaaaaatctttaaaaaaaattaaaagataggTACATAAATTATATGAATCCATCATTGtctattcttaaattttttttaatatttttttatatatcattttttatgaaatattctttatttaaaataacgGAGCCGTAATAAgaacggtaaattagagaaaaatctccaATGGTAATCATAACTTTGCATGCAATTCTCATGcctaaaaaactttgtttccactccctatatgcaaagtattacttgtttcaactccctcatgcaaatattgatacctaaattgtccctcagattttttaggtacaaaaagtccaaaattgagtacaaaaagtttgaaaacgagtataattcttcttaaagtcaatactttatattaaaaatcgagtatattttgtatcaaaattatccctcttattttttaggtataaaaagtctaaaaataagtataattcctgttaaattcagcactttacactataatacagtactctatactaggatcgagtatattttctattgaaattaacccatattttttaggtacaaaaagtaaaaaattgagtacaaaaagtccgaaaatgagtataattcttcttaaaataagtattttatattaaaaatcgagtatattttctattaaattcagcacattaaactaaaatcgggtatattttgaggtgaaaaaagaatcgtattcaatttaatagaaaatatactagattctaatttaatatactgaatttaagaggatttatattgatttttggactttttgtacctaaaaatatcatggacaattaggtaaatatgtttgactTGAGAGTGAAAAGAAAGTTTTTCATGAATGGAAACTGCATATAAAATTGTGTTTACCAATGGAAAGTGCATGCAAATTTACCCTAAGAAGAATACTCTTTCTTAGTACAAGTCTGTTTGCATGAGTAAACTTCTAGAAAGATCCAACATAACAAGCATTTATCCTTCTAGAAGGTCCATTCAAATCGGGCGCCGTTAGGGCGTCACCTTCTTCGTCTCTTCCTGTTAAAAGAAAAATCGGTCTGCCGCTGTTGACCTTCCCCTTCCCACCACCATTCGCCGCCGGCTCCGCTTCTGTCGTCGTGTTGACCCAGGCGTTGTTCTTCCTTTACCCAGTCACGTCAACTTTGGCACTATCGTGAATGCTTGGCACGGAAGCATCGCACGGACCCGATATCGACCCTTCACGAACTCCATTACCGAGCAAGCCAGGCAAAGGCCACTACAAATAGCATCGCCtcgttcctcctcctccttcatcgGATTTCGCTTATCCTCTCTCTCATTTCTCTCTTGTGCTGCTTTGCTGAAAGAGAAGCTATGGGGTACTGGAGGGAAGCCACCGGCATCAAAGGACCTAGCGGATTCGGATCCGGCAACACCGCCGAGCAGGTCACTCAGGGCATCGACGCCTCTCGCCTCACCGCCATCGTCACCGGTACCTTTCTCTTCCTTTCCTCCCACTTTGTCTACTTTCACAGTCAAGTCTGCTCTAAATCCGTAGTAGTCCGCCATGTCTAGGTCAAAATTGGTAGTTAATAGTCTGAGATGTGTGTTATTCGCTTCAAAGAGCTGTTTCTTTTCTTCTCTGACTTATTTCCCCCTATTGTCCTCATCCTAATTGTAAAATTTGTTTATTCTTCGAAATGATAAAAAGAAAGTTGATTGGCCCTAAAAATCGGATCTTTATCCACAAATACCTCTTCCCTAAATCGTTTCTAGATTAACTTGATACTTCAGAGTGAGATGTGTATGCTTGCTGCAAAGATAATTTTGATTCTTCAGTACTGATGCCATACAAAAATAATCTTTGTTCGCAAATCTAACCATCGTTTGATCTGTTCTTGCTGACCAGGTGGAAGCAGTGGAATCGGAGCAGAGACGGCAAGGGTGTTGGCCCTGAGAGGAGCCCATGTCATCATCGGTGCAAGGAACTTGGAAGCTGCTAATGCCGTGAAGCAGAACATCCTGAACAGTATTCCATCTGCTAGAATTGACATCATCCAGATTGAGCTCAGCTCGCTCAAATCTGTCCGAGCCTTCGCCGAGAAATTCCTCGCCATGAATCTCCCTCTCAACATCTTGATGTAAGTAAAATAACATCATAGCTTCTCATGGTCGAGTGCTCTCATGGTTCAGCTTGAAGTTTATATCTTCGATTCGTTTTCAGAAACAACGCTGGTGTGATGTACTGCCCATTCAAGCTCTCAGAGGATGGAGTAGAGATGCAGTTTGCGACGAATCATctcggtatttttatttttattttcttagcATTCTCATTCAGATCTTCATCAGGACTGAGTTTAACATGTTCTTTCTAATCTCAGGTCACTTCCTGCTGACAAATCTTCTACTTGACAAACTGAAAACCACTGCGGAAAAGACAGGAATTGAGGGCCGCATCGTGAATCTATCCTCAGTCGCTCACGTTGGGCCTTACAGTGAAGGAATCAAGTTCGACAAACTCAATGACAAGAAAGCGTAAGTTATTATATCATCAAGTTAGcaacaaaaaaaagaaagaagaagatgttCTTGATAACAATAATTGATGGTGCTGTTCTTCAGATATAACGATATGATGGCTTATGGGCAATCCAAGTTGGCTAACATCTTGCACTCCAACGAGCTTGCACGACGCTTGAAGGTACGTCGACATTGTCTACTCCAGatgcaacaaaaaaaaaggaaaaaaaaggagcatACCTCATGAAAAATATTGATTGTTAACAGGAAGAAGGCGTGAATGTTACTGCAAATTCTGTTCACCCTGGTTTGATCAGAACAAACTTAGGGAGACACGCAGCCTGCTTCATTAGTATGCTACTTAAACCCTTCAAATTAATGGCTAACCTTCTTTCAAAGTGATAGTTTTTTATCTCAGACTTGTAACATACTTTTGCTCGCAGCTGTTTTGAGggctttcactttcttcttgtgGAAGGACATCCCTCAAGGTGCAGCAACGACGTGCTATGTGGCACTGAATCCAAGTTTGAAGGGAGTGAGTGGGAAGTATTTTGCAGACAGTAACTTGGAGAAGCCAAGTGCCAAGGCCAGAGATGAAGCATTAGCAAAGAAGCTCTGGGATTTCAGTGAAGAACTAGTTAAGAATTCGAAGTAAGGCAGATGCTTGTACGATTTCTAAGTGTTTTATATTCggtcttattattattatcattattattatttttatttgttggtGATGGTATGTTGTATGGATTGAGCCTTTGAGGCCTTTTTTCCCCCTTTGTTTAGAGTTAAGTTTGTAGTGCTGTGTTTTAAACATATTTGTAATGAGATAATCATAATATTGTTATGTATAACCATTTACGTCTTTGTTCTTTCTTTTATCCTAGTTTCTTTGATTCTGACAGATCAGAAAAGAGAATTTTCAGATTATACCAAATTTATTTCAAATGGACACAATTACATCAAGATATTAAGATTTTGGGATGATTAGATTCACCATTAAtttgtcaatttttaaaaaatgaaatcagactaaattaaaattaagttttgttaTGAAAATTAGTGATAAATATTTACTTTTTATTTGAAACAAAAACTTCAAAACCAAGATAAGAGCCTAGATTGTTGAATCTCAAATCAttaatttatcaattaaaatGACTAATTGTTAGACGGTTTGATTTGGATTGTGCTAACCTTTAaatcttaactatataataagAGTGTTTAAAATGAGATGcgacaaaaaaaaatgatttatttctatttgttgaatttatagattatttatttgatttattaacACCATAATATTTTAAATACTTTAACCTTTTTTTTAATAAGAAGATCCCTAAAGAAATGGATTTGATATGCTGTGTAATTCTGGTTGTCGTGATTTGGTATTAAAAACGTAAAAGTATTTAAAATATTATGG contains:
- the LOC121998130 gene encoding short-chain dehydrogenase TIC 32 B, chloroplastic-like; amino-acid sequence: MGYWREATGIKGPSGFGSGNTAEQVTQGIDASRLTAIVTGGSSGIGAETARVLALRGAHVIIGARNLEAANAVKQNILNSIPSARIDIIQIELSSLKSVRAFAEKFLAMNLPLNILINNAGVMYCPFKLSEDGVEMQFATNHLGHFLLTNLLLDKLKTTAEKTGIEGRIVNLSSVAHVGPYSEGIKFDKLNDKKAYNDMMAYGQSKLANILHSNELARRLKEEGVNVTANSVHPGLIRTNLGRHAACFITVLRAFTFFLWKDIPQGAATTCYVALNPSLKGVSGKYFADSNLEKPSAKARDEALAKKLWDFSEELVKNSK